A stretch of the Snodgrassella alvi genome encodes the following:
- the rsgA gene encoding ribosome small subunit-dependent GTPase A, with product MVQQTDKLLTAQIVTSFGRRFQVRTAAGKMYEATTRKKRIDFACGDIVHIGHINQQQAVIEDYLPRRSLLYRQDATRTKLIAANVTLMLIVLAAVPTPSELLLQRALLAAEAADITPLIILNKADLPQNAEWLVKLSYYQSLGYKVINISALNDITLLREHLQGECAILLGQSGMGKSTLTNALLGKEQARVGTISSALDSGRHTTTHAQLYDLNTESQLIDSPGLQAFGLHYLHTGDLLHYFPDMRSYIGQCRFHNCTHRQEPGCALKQALAEGKLKPERLRFLQNITDELSK from the coding sequence ATGGTGCAGCAGACGGATAAGTTATTAACGGCGCAAATTGTTACCAGTTTCGGTCGGCGTTTTCAGGTGCGTACTGCCGCCGGAAAAATGTACGAGGCTACTACCCGAAAAAAAAGAATAGATTTTGCTTGCGGTGATATTGTGCATATCGGACATATTAACCAACAACAAGCCGTGATTGAAGATTATTTACCCCGTCGCAGCCTGCTATACCGTCAGGATGCAACACGCACTAAGCTTATAGCAGCCAATGTTACTCTGATGCTAATAGTGCTGGCGGCGGTACCTACACCAAGTGAATTGCTGTTGCAGCGGGCATTGCTGGCTGCTGAAGCGGCCGACATAACGCCACTGATTATCTTAAATAAGGCTGACTTACCTCAGAATGCTGAATGGTTGGTAAAACTATCTTATTATCAGAGCCTCGGCTATAAGGTAATCAACATCAGCGCTCTGAATGATATAACTCTATTGCGTGAACATTTACAGGGTGAATGTGCTATCCTGCTAGGACAGTCCGGTATGGGTAAATCTACTTTAACCAATGCCCTTCTGGGTAAAGAGCAGGCTCGGGTGGGTACGATTTCATCTGCGCTGGATTCCGGACGTCATACCACAACTCATGCGCAGTTATATGATCTCAATACTGAGAGTCAGTTAATCGATTCACCCGGGTTGCAGGCATTTGGGCTGCATTATTTACATACAGGCGATTTGCTGCATTACTTTCCTGATATGCGTTCTTATATCGGTCAATGCCGGTTTCATAATTGCACCCACCGTCAGGAGCCGGGCTGCGCTCTCAAGCAAGCATTAGCTGAAGGTAAGCTAAAACCAGAGAGGTTGCGTTTTCTGCAAAATATCACAGATGAATTAAGCAAATGA